The segment CTCAATGGTTTGGACATCGGCGACCGCTACCTCGAAGCACTCATCGATTCGGTGATCCTTCCGGCCCTGCGCTCAACTGCCCTCGACACCGACGAACTACCGCCGGGGATATTCTCCGGCCACCCTGCCCGTGCGTCGGACCCCCAGAACTGAAGGAGCCACAATGAATTCGCTGACCATGGACGGATTCCGGTATCGAATGGTCCCCGTGGACGAGAACGTCGAACTGAACGTGGCGGTTGCCGGGACCGGGCCGGCTCTGGTTCTGCTGCACGGCTTTCCGCAGACCCACTACATGTGGCGAGACGTGGCGAGTGAGCTCGTGTCGCGGCACACCGTCATCGTGCCGGATCTCCGCGGGTACGGTGCGAGTGCGAAGCCGGCAGAACGTGATTCGGACACGTACTCGAAGCGGACGATGGCGCGGGACATCGTGCGGGTTGCGGGGTCGCTCGGATTCGATCGTTTCGGGCTGGTGGGACACGATCGCGGGGCGCTCGTCGGAGTCCGCGCAGGACTCGATCATCCATCTGCTGTGCGGTACCTCGGCATCCTCGATGTGCTTCCCACCGCAGACAGCTGGGAAGTGTTGCGCGGGGTCGATGCGAGGGTGGCCTGGCACATGTATCTCATGGCTCAGCCCTCGGGATTGCCGGAAAAGATGATCAGGGCTGTCGCTCCCGAGTTCTTCGGCTCGTTCCTCGACGCGTGGGATCCCGATGGTTCGACCTTTCCGCCTGCTGTTCGGCAGCACTACATCGACAGCTCGGTCGACGCAGTGGATTCCGTCGTCGCCGACTACAGGGCCACTGCGGGAGTCGATCTCGCGATGGATCTGCAGGACCGAGCCGATGGAGCGCGACTGACCA is part of the Rhodococcus sp. SBT000017 genome and harbors:
- a CDS encoding alpha/beta fold hydrolase, whose translation is MNSLTMDGFRYRMVPVDENVELNVAVAGTGPALVLLHGFPQTHYMWRDVASELVSRHTVIVPDLRGYGASAKPAERDSDTYSKRTMARDIVRVAGSLGFDRFGLVGHDRGALVGVRAGLDHPSAVRYLGILDVLPTADSWEVLRGVDARVAWHMYLMAQPSGLPEKMIRAVAPEFFGSFLDAWDPDGSTFPPAVRQHYIDSSVDAVDSVVADYRATAGVDLAMDLQDRADGARLTMPVGVISQDWGSQLGFDAASLWGAWASDLTYEPIDAGHFMAEEKPKEIAQFITALSERVEAEPR